From the Rhodoferax mekongensis genome, one window contains:
- a CDS encoding exo-alpha-sialidase has protein sequence MLFSSFTARAGLAAALVVGLWALDARVRPAPMPPAQAVMPAISVQGQPVEAAKLQRVAMGDVPMPPGTTAAHASSLLPMPAGSPSTLSLFWFSGERESGPLVQIAATQWDRADGRWREPRFVVNRHTMGDVLGHGLRRLGNPVAWMDGQGCMHLFVVATGWGGWAASRVLHLRQSSASQDLNDLAFEPVRVLPLSWLWNTSFLARNAVMPLQDGGAVLPVHFELGLKYPSAVRLDANGEFAGLTRMSQLAYQLQPSLLARSPSEWIALMRDERHNGKVTAVRTEDGGAHWQDLPDLALGNPDSAVAAFGLGPQQMLLAHNPTPEGRAKLELSRSQDGQQWTPQQTLRQGSEEAEFSYPAMAWADDALWIAYTVDRATLSWQRFAVGGKP, from the coding sequence ATGTTGTTTTCTTCTTTCACCGCACGTGCAGGCCTGGCGGCTGCCCTGGTAGTCGGCCTCTGGGCGTTGGATGCGCGGGTGCGTCCGGCTCCCATGCCGCCGGCCCAGGCTGTCATGCCGGCCATCAGTGTGCAAGGCCAGCCGGTGGAGGCGGCTAAATTACAGCGTGTGGCGATGGGCGACGTGCCCATGCCGCCCGGTACGACGGCGGCGCACGCCAGCAGCTTGCTGCCCATGCCTGCCGGAAGTCCGTCAACGCTGAGCCTGTTCTGGTTTTCTGGTGAGCGCGAAAGCGGCCCCTTGGTGCAGATTGCCGCGACGCAATGGGACCGCGCGGACGGCCGCTGGCGTGAGCCGCGCTTTGTGGTCAACCGCCACACCATGGGCGATGTGCTGGGCCACGGCTTGCGGCGCTTGGGCAACCCGGTGGCATGGATGGACGGACAAGGCTGCATGCACCTGTTTGTGGTGGCGACCGGCTGGGGCGGCTGGGCTGCGAGCCGCGTGCTGCACCTGCGCCAGAGCAGTGCCTCGCAAGACCTGAATGACCTGGCGTTTGAGCCGGTGCGGGTGCTGCCCCTGTCGTGGTTGTGGAACACCAGCTTTCTGGCGCGCAACGCGGTCATGCCCTTGCAGGATGGCGGCGCGGTTCTGCCTGTTCACTTTGAGCTGGGGCTCAAGTACCCCAGCGCGGTGCGGCTGGATGCGAACGGTGAGTTCGCTGGCTTGACGCGCATGTCGCAACTCGCCTACCAACTGCAGCCTTCTCTGCTGGCGCGCAGCCCTTCTGAATGGATAGCGCTCATGCGTGACGAACGCCATAACGGCAAAGTAACTGCTGTGCGCACCGAGGACGGTGGCGCCCATTGGCAGGACCTGCCGGACCTTGCGCTGGGTAACCCGGACTCTGCGGTAGCCGCCTTCGGGCTGGGGCCGCAACAAATGCTGCTGGCCCACAACCCGACGCCGGAAGGGCGCGCCAAGCTGGAGTTGAGCCGTAGCCAGGATGGCCAGCAATGGACCCCGCAACAAACCTTGCGGCAGGGCAGCGAGGAAGCCGAGTTTTCTTACCCCGCCATGGCTTGGGCGGATGACGCGCTGTGGATCGCATACACCGTAGACCGGGCTACCTTGTCGTGGCAGCGCTTCGCGGTGGGAGGCAAACCATGA
- a CDS encoding dicarboxylate/amino acid:cation symporter, which yields MSSTPGRKPLYKSLYVQVLTAVALGVFLGHFFPQTGADMKPLGDAFIKLIKMIIAPIIFCTVVVGIAGMEDMKKVGKTGGLALLYFEVVSTVALIIGLVVVNLLQPGSGMHVDPASLDTKGIAAYTAPGKMQGTVDFLLNIIPTSVIDAFAKGEILQVLLFSVLFGFALHKFGGRGTMVFDLIEKTSHVLFDIVAIIMKVAPIGAFGAMAFTIGKYGVDSLFSLGKLMGAFYVTCLVFVFGVLGIISRLHGFSIVKFVRYIKEELLIVLGTSSSESVLPRMMEKLENLGARKSVVGLVIPTGYSFNLDGTSIYLTMAAVFIAQATDTPMDLTQQLTLLAVLLLTSKGAAGITGSGFIVLAATLSAVGHVPVAGLALILGIDRFMSEARALTNLVGNGVATLVVAKWTGDLDMERLTQGLANPTTIEVQEPEVLLDQKVATMAVPADAR from the coding sequence ATGTCATCCACTCCCGGGCGCAAACCGCTCTACAAATCCCTTTACGTCCAAGTGCTCACCGCGGTGGCACTGGGCGTGTTCCTTGGCCACTTTTTTCCCCAAACCGGGGCAGACATGAAGCCGCTGGGCGATGCCTTCATCAAGTTGATCAAGATGATCATTGCCCCCATCATTTTCTGCACGGTGGTGGTGGGTATTGCCGGCATGGAAGACATGAAAAAAGTCGGCAAGACCGGCGGTCTGGCGCTCCTGTACTTTGAAGTGGTTTCTACGGTGGCGCTCATCATCGGTCTGGTGGTGGTCAACTTGTTGCAGCCCGGTTCCGGCATGCATGTAGACCCCGCGTCGCTGGATACCAAGGGCATTGCGGCCTACACCGCACCGGGCAAGATGCAGGGCACCGTGGACTTTTTGCTCAACATCATTCCGACCTCGGTGATCGATGCTTTCGCCAAGGGTGAAATCCTGCAGGTGCTGCTGTTCTCGGTGTTGTTCGGCTTTGCGTTGCACAAGTTCGGCGGCCGGGGCACCATGGTGTTTGACTTGATCGAAAAGACATCGCATGTGCTGTTCGATATCGTGGCCATCATCATGAAGGTCGCGCCCATCGGTGCTTTCGGTGCCATGGCGTTCACCATCGGCAAGTACGGCGTGGATTCGTTGTTTTCGTTGGGCAAATTGATGGGCGCGTTCTACGTGACATGCCTGGTTTTTGTGTTCGGCGTGCTGGGCATCATTAGCCGCCTGCATGGCTTCAGCATCGTGAAGTTTGTGCGCTACATCAAGGAAGAGTTGCTCATTGTGTTGGGCACCTCGTCGTCTGAATCGGTGCTACCCCGCATGATGGAAAAGCTGGAAAACCTGGGTGCCCGCAAGTCGGTGGTCGGCTTGGTGATCCCCACCGGTTACTCCTTCAATCTCGATGGCACTTCCATTTACCTGACCATGGCGGCGGTGTTCATCGCCCAAGCGACTGATACCCCCATGGACCTGACCCAGCAGCTGACCTTGCTGGCGGTGTTGTTGCTCACCTCCAAGGGCGCGGCGGGCATTACCGGCAGCGGCTTCATTGTGCTGGCAGCCACCTTGTCTGCCGTGGGCCATGTGCCGGTGGCGGGCCTGGCGCTGATCCTGGGCATAGACCGTTTCATGTCCGAAGCCCGTGCGCTGACCAATCTGGTGGGCAACGGTGTGGCGACCCTGGTGGTGGCCAAGTGGACTGGCGACCTCGACATGGAACGCCTGACCCAAGGATTGGCGAACCCCACGACCATCGAAGTCCAGGAGCCTGAAGTGCTGCTGGACCAGAAGGTGGCCACCATGGCGGTGCCTGCAGACGCTCGCTGA
- a CDS encoding lmo0937 family membrane protein: MLYTIALVLIVLWLLGLVSAYTMGGFIHILLVVAVVMILVNLINGRKPL; the protein is encoded by the coding sequence ATGCTCTACACCATCGCTCTTGTACTCATCGTTTTGTGGCTTCTAGGGCTGGTCAGTGCCTACACCATGGGGGGATTTATCCACATCCTTCTGGTGGTTGCTGTGGTGATGATCCTGGTGAACCTCATCAACGGCCGCAAGCCGCTATGA